From the Terriglobales bacterium genome, the window GTTGCGGAGCGCCACGGGATTGGAGACCCCGTCCCAGATGGTCTGCTTGTCCTTCTGCAGATCGGCGAAGGAGTACTCCGAGGGCTCAGTCTTGAGCAGATAGTCCATGTCGCGTTCTCGGTACTCGGTACTCGCTACTCGGTACTACTTTCCCATCATGCGGATCTCGGTGGCCAAGCTCAGGATCTCGGCCTCATGCGGCTTGAGCAACACCAAGTCCTGCTGGATGATGGCCTTGCGCTTCTTGTCGTCCTCGATCTGCTTCTTGCGCAGGGCGGGGTCGTCCTCGGGTTCGCCCTGGCCGCAATCGGAGTCGCCGCACTTCATCGGGCCCACCATGCCCTCGATGGCCTCGCGCACCGCGGCGTAGCGCTCATAGACGCCCTTCTGCCGGGCGACGCCGTCGTCCAGATGGTGCAACTCGTCGGAGCGCTTGAACAGATCCTGCTCCTGGGGCGTGGGCGCGGGATGCCAGCCCGACTTCAGGTGCTTGTAGTAGTCGGCCTCCTGCGCCAGCACCGCCTTGTCGGCCGGCGGCAGTTGCCGGAACTTCTGCACCGACTCGCGCATGACCGCCAGGTACATGTCCACGTCCGTCTGGGTGAGGGGCTCGAATTCGTAATCGGGGATCTTCTCGGCGACCTTGGGAGCGGGGCTGGCGGCCGCCGGCGCCGAAGCCGCCGGCGACGCGGGCGCTGTCCCCTTGTTGCACGCCACCAGCAAGGCACAACCGAGCAACAGCAGGACCAACGTGAAGCGCATAGCCGGTCTCCTCCGGGGGAGGTCATTGTACTGCATGGGGAACCGGCCGCCGGAGACTGTCGAAGCGGGACCAAGCAGGGTCTTGGATGCCTCTTAGAGGCGCTCCAGCACCGCCTTCAAGTAGCTCCAGAAGCTCTCGACGGAAGATATCTGCACGCGCTCGTTCGGGCTGTGCGGACCTACGATGGTCGGACCGAAAGACACCATCTGCATGCCGGGATACTTCTCGCCGATGACGCCGCACTCCAGACCGGCATGCATGGCGATCAGTTTCGCGGGTTCGCCGAAGAGTTTCTGGTGCACTTCCTGCAGCTTTTGCACGACCTCACTGTGCGGATCGGGTTTCCAGCCGGGATAGCTGCCGCCGTGCTCCACTGCAAAACCGGCCAGCCGGCACGCCGTCGCCACCATCGCGGCAGCCGCGTTCTTGCTGCTCTCGATCGCGCTGCGCTGGCTGGTCACGATCTCCACGGCATCGCCCTGGGTGGTAATGATCGCCAGGTTGGTCGAGGTCTGGACCAGGCCGGCCACATCGGGGCTCATGGCCAGCACCCCGTGGTGCAGGCTTGCCAACAGGGCCACGGTTTGCTTCGCGTCAGCCGCATCCATCACCGTGCCGGGACGCTCCGCCTTCTCCACGGTGATCTGCACCCCGGAGTCAAATCCTCCGAGGTCCGCGCGGTACTCAGTCTCGGCCTTGGCGACCAGCGACTTCAGTTCCTGCTCCCGGGCGGAGTCCAGCAGCACCGTCGCTGCAGCCTCCCGCGGGATCGCGTTCTGCGCGCTGCCCCCGTTGATGCCGGCGATCTCGGCCGGCAAACGCT encodes:
- a CDS encoding aminoacyl-histidine dipeptidase, giving the protein MIPALEGLEPKPLWKHFAALAAIPRASTKEAAARSYVLAQAARLGLKAVQDDAGNVVIRKSAHPGREQAPMALLQGHLDMVCEKNEGTAHNFDTDPIPVVREGDWLKADGTTLGSDNGVGVAAALAVMESNDIAHGPLEFAFTVDEESGLTGAAQFPGGLLQSKYFLNLDNEEKGTLCIGCSGGVKTTARRKVTLCPARANAAWRIKVSGLKGGHSGVDIHQGRGNALRILGGVLQNVLERLPAEIAGINGGSAQNAIPREAAATVLLDSAREQELKSLVAKAETEYRADLGGFDSGVQITVEKAERPGTVMDAADAKQTVALLASLHHGVLAMSPDVAGLVQTSTNLAIITTQGDAVEIVTSQRSAIESSKNAAAAMVATACRLAGFAVEHGGSYPGWKPDPHSEVVQKLQEVHQKLFGEPAKLIAMHAGLECGVIGEKYPGMQMVSFGPTIVGPHSPNERVQISSVESFWSYLKAVLERL